A window of the Candidatus Nitrosotalea okcheonensis genome harbors these coding sequences:
- a CDS encoding twin-arginine translocation signal domain-containing protein, with amino-acid sequence MGSIEIEPSKSDVSRRDFLKLLAAAGVGLAFTPFIPWGKFMPNPSNIMPVKAEVILPDGTQANVKTFPKNHSEVITYPLSGDPVLDKEPFKKWQFVRLPDELGGGKEDVSAFRAYSMVCLHLWCLWKYWPQEGRKRGECPCHGSMYNMINGKAFAGPASLQAAPSNVLPILYLETDSDGNLWIKPAIWNVNQNGIVGYGRFLQT; translated from the coding sequence ATGGGTTCAATCGAGATAGAACCTTCCAAGAGTGATGTATCCCGACGAGACTTTCTAAAGTTGTTAGCTGCTGCTGGGGTAGGACTGGCATTTACACCGTTTATTCCATGGGGAAAATTCATGCCAAACCCCTCAAACATCATGCCGGTAAAAGCTGAGGTCATACTTCCAGACGGAACTCAGGCAAACGTCAAGACTTTTCCAAAGAATCATTCCGAAGTTATTACTTATCCATTATCAGGTGATCCTGTGCTTGATAAAGAGCCATTTAAGAAATGGCAGTTTGTTCGATTGCCAGATGAACTTGGTGGCGGCAAAGAAGATGTCAGTGCTTTTCGTGCCTACAGCATGGTTTGTTTACATTTGTGGTGCTTGTGGAAATACTGGCCACAAGAGGGCAGAAAAAGAGGAGAATGTCCATGTCATGGAAGTATGTACAACATGATAAACGGTAAGGCGTTTGCAGGGCCTGCATCTCTTCAAGCTGCACCATCGAATGTGTTACCAATTCTTTATCTTGAAACTGACAGTGATGGGAATTTGTGGATAAAACCTGCAATATGGAATGTCAATCAGAACGGCATAGTAGGATATGGCAGGTTTTTGCAAACCTAG
- a CDS encoding cation:proton antiporter, with protein sequence MTLQDLIIYAKSATETTNFAESVNKTLHSNIITTEITRINHDLAQTVFHGTNLASAQVILLAVGVIIFVGVAGEAFFRKTGIPEVLFLTVVGFVLGPIFGIVDSSTIIRIIPYFSSLALIIIMFDGGLNLDIKTVIRTAHYSLLVAILSFLATLAIVSSLAVYVFDWQWISAILLGSILGGISPIVVFAIVKRVQITEDTKSILILESAMTDIMATIGAFLLFDIIASGHFSISLLGLDFGREVVVGMGLGFGVGIPWLYGFSKITNIKHAYMLTLAILFVLFFTAKSLGESGALTALIFGLVLGNRKTLSRYLKFNMPEVSMEDTFHDEVTFLVRSFFFVFVGLIAEFGQLRYVIVGVIIAIALYLSRKVITKALFTRFPEFDKKVIRSMIPRGLAAAVLSTFALTFGVPHAKVYTEITFIIIISTVIITTIDIGKIQKKQGQTKSCNK encoded by the coding sequence ATGACCCTCCAAGATTTGATCATATATGCAAAGTCGGCTACTGAAACAACCAATTTCGCAGAGTCAGTAAACAAGACATTACATTCTAACATCATTACAACTGAGATAACTAGAATAAATCATGACCTTGCGCAGACGGTGTTTCATGGCACCAATCTTGCATCAGCTCAGGTCATTCTTCTTGCAGTGGGAGTCATAATTTTCGTAGGAGTGGCAGGAGAAGCATTCTTTAGAAAAACAGGAATTCCAGAAGTTCTTTTCCTCACAGTTGTCGGATTTGTACTGGGGCCAATCTTTGGCATAGTAGATTCATCCACCATCATTAGGATTATTCCGTATTTTTCATCCCTTGCCCTCATCATAATAATGTTTGATGGAGGCCTCAATCTTGACATAAAGACAGTAATCAGAACTGCACATTATTCTCTGCTTGTTGCAATACTAAGCTTTTTAGCAACGCTTGCCATTGTCTCATCTCTTGCAGTCTACGTTTTTGACTGGCAGTGGATAAGTGCAATACTTCTTGGTTCCATCTTAGGAGGAATCAGTCCAATAGTTGTATTTGCCATAGTAAAGAGAGTACAGATTACTGAAGATACCAAGTCAATTTTGATTTTGGAATCTGCCATGACTGACATCATGGCTACCATAGGAGCCTTTTTGCTTTTTGACATCATTGCTTCAGGACATTTCAGTATTAGTTTATTGGGATTGGATTTTGGAAGGGAGGTAGTAGTTGGCATGGGACTTGGATTCGGGGTTGGCATACCTTGGCTTTATGGGTTTTCCAAGATTACAAATATCAAGCATGCATACATGCTTACACTTGCCATATTGTTTGTACTTTTCTTCACTGCAAAATCTCTTGGCGAATCAGGAGCATTAACAGCTCTAATTTTTGGACTGGTACTAGGTAACAGAAAAACACTTTCAAGATATCTCAAGTTTAACATGCCAGAGGTCTCCATGGAAGACACATTTCATGATGAGGTGACATTTCTTGTAAGATCATTTTTCTTTGTATTTGTAGGGTTGATTGCAGAGTTTGGCCAACTAAGATATGTGATAGTGGGGGTAATAATTGCAATTGCGCTTTATCTATCAAGAAAGGTAATTACCAAAGCCTTGTTTACAAGATTCCCCGAATTTGATAAAAAAGTGATAAGATCCATGATACCAAGAGGATTGGCAGCTGCAGTACTTTCCACATTTGCCCTCACATTTGGAGTCCCACACGCTAAAGTCTATACTGAGATTACCTTCATCATAATCATCTCCACTGTAATAATCACAACTATTGACATTGGAAAGATCCAAAAAAAGCAAGGCCAGACTAAAAGTTGTAACAAATAA
- a CDS encoding chromate resistance protein ChrB domain-containing protein, which produces MKWVTREHAKVDRIACPWLIKHHVDADAEFLYVPADEVMHVAKEQNATPFDVPSVELGHHGEECSFDAIVKKYDLDKKDPALAELAKIVRGADTPNRSLTPQSEGLLAIAYGFSMNVKDDHDNISKQFHVYDALYSFCKWKITQK; this is translated from the coding sequence ATGAAATGGGTTACTAGGGAACATGCCAAAGTAGACAGAATTGCATGTCCTTGGCTTATTAAGCATCATGTAGATGCAGATGCAGAATTTCTCTATGTACCAGCTGATGAGGTGATGCACGTTGCAAAGGAACAAAACGCAACACCGTTTGATGTGCCAAGTGTGGAACTTGGTCACCACGGAGAGGAATGTTCCTTTGACGCCATTGTGAAAAAGTATGATCTTGACAAAAAGGATCCAGCATTAGCAGAGCTCGCAAAGATTGTCAGGGGCGCGGATACTCCAAACAGGTCCCTAACACCACAATCGGAAGGATTGCTTGCCATTGCTTATGGTTTTAGTATGAATGTAAAAGATGATCATGATAACATTAGTAAACAATTCCATGTCTACGATGCACTTTACAGTTTTTGCAAGTGGAAAATAACTCAAAAGTAA
- a CDS encoding YidH family protein: MSTGDKKHDRVTEHLANERTFLAWLRTCIALMGLGFVIARFGLFLKEFSIITKNQTIPSNLPSQSSSTLLGMSMIGLGILLIIYALVNYLKAQRSIESGTYIPRHSIMYVTSIGLVIFAVIVLAYLILIST, translated from the coding sequence ATGTCTACAGGAGATAAAAAACATGATCGAGTTACAGAACACCTAGCCAATGAACGCACTTTTCTTGCATGGCTACGTACCTGCATTGCACTCATGGGATTGGGTTTTGTGATTGCAAGATTTGGCCTATTTCTTAAAGAATTTAGCATCATAACAAAGAATCAGACAATTCCATCAAACCTACCATCTCAATCTTCTTCAACATTGTTGGGCATGAGTATGATCGGTCTTGGAATTTTGCTGATAATTTACGCATTGGTAAATTACCTCAAAGCTCAGAGATCTATTGAATCTGGCACCTACATTCCCAGACATTCTATAATGTATGTGACAAGCATAGGCCTTGTCATCTTTGCAGTAATTGTGCTTGCTTATTTGATCTTGATATCAACATGA
- a CDS encoding plasma-membrane proton-efflux P-type ATPase, giving the protein MDTLANDKTDIEKGLGTEEAKRRLAVYGYNEVPEKKTHFLITLARCFWGIVPWMLEATAFLTWFLGKYPDTIIIVALLLSNAVISIMRQRKASVAMAALKQRLSIQSRVKRDGMWSVIPARELVPGDLIRVRAGDILPADIKIVGGNTDVDQSVLTGESATVEKSSGEPVYSGSTVKRGEATGIVDATGTRTYFGKTVELVDLAKPKLHMEALTVKIARRLAIIIIISLLIAFTYALLTGFQFVVLLPLAVVLLVSAVPVAMPTMLTLNMVLGSSVLAKKGVLVTRLSASEDAAVMDVICVDKTGTMTMNKLFVEEEFPVSEFGKNDVILYGALASNEANQDPIDLAFLAAAKDTNISLDGYSQTEFVPFDPQTRMTGSTVHRSGEKFHVMKGSFKAICAYCKMTDDNTISLSKDADALSAKGLRVIAVAKENHEHGFELVGLAGVADRIRQDSRETVLQLNDLGVSVKMLTGDALPIAKNIAPQIGLGDNIIRMPDVQNQNLSGSMIEESSGMAEIYPEDKYTIVKNLQSRGHIVGMTGDGVNDAPALKQAEVGIAVRNATDIAKDSASAVLVTEGLGGILAIIKTGRTIYQRIFSWVLNMVTKKTFMVGYIVSMLFLTHSLVISIFSMVLLIFFADFATMSISTDNVRHSKSPDSLDTSWLFKVGIPLAMLTVIEGVVLTMVGMNYFKLSDNSHRLYTFTFSYLVIESLFSLMIIRERGHFWKSRPSNILLITTASEIAIVSAISILGFWELGPLGYIPLLVILAYSFAVRFPNDLLKVYLVRRFYKSSQ; this is encoded by the coding sequence GTGGACACACTAGCAAACGACAAGACAGACATAGAAAAAGGACTGGGAACTGAAGAGGCTAAAAGGAGATTGGCAGTATATGGCTACAATGAGGTCCCGGAAAAAAAGACACATTTTCTCATTACACTGGCAAGATGCTTTTGGGGCATTGTTCCATGGATGCTCGAAGCTACCGCATTTCTCACGTGGTTTTTGGGCAAATATCCCGATACAATCATCATCGTAGCACTTCTTCTTTCCAATGCTGTAATATCCATCATGCGACAGAGAAAAGCAAGTGTGGCAATGGCCGCTCTCAAACAGAGACTGAGTATTCAGAGCAGGGTAAAGAGAGACGGCATGTGGTCAGTCATTCCTGCAAGAGAACTTGTGCCTGGTGACCTCATTAGAGTCAGAGCAGGTGACATTTTACCAGCTGACATAAAGATTGTTGGTGGAAACACTGATGTTGATCAATCAGTACTCACCGGCGAATCTGCAACGGTAGAAAAGTCAAGTGGAGAACCAGTCTATTCAGGCTCTACTGTAAAACGTGGGGAGGCTACAGGAATCGTCGATGCCACTGGAACCAGAACCTATTTTGGTAAAACAGTCGAACTAGTAGATTTGGCAAAACCAAAATTGCACATGGAAGCATTGACTGTAAAAATTGCACGACGACTTGCAATTATAATCATCATATCCCTTCTAATTGCTTTTACCTATGCCCTTTTGACAGGTTTCCAGTTTGTGGTGTTGCTTCCACTTGCGGTAGTACTTTTAGTTTCTGCCGTTCCTGTAGCGATGCCAACCATGCTCACTTTGAACATGGTACTTGGTTCATCGGTGCTTGCAAAGAAGGGAGTTCTTGTTACAAGACTCAGTGCAAGTGAGGACGCTGCTGTAATGGATGTCATCTGTGTAGACAAGACCGGTACAATGACAATGAACAAGCTCTTCGTTGAAGAAGAATTTCCAGTAAGCGAATTTGGAAAAAATGATGTCATACTTTATGGTGCACTTGCTTCAAACGAGGCAAACCAAGATCCCATAGATCTTGCATTCCTAGCAGCAGCCAAGGATACTAATATTTCACTGGATGGGTACTCCCAGACAGAGTTTGTGCCATTTGACCCACAGACTAGGATGACTGGATCTACAGTTCATAGATCTGGTGAAAAATTCCATGTAATGAAAGGTTCGTTCAAAGCCATCTGCGCTTACTGCAAAATGACGGACGATAACACCATATCTTTGAGCAAGGATGCAGATGCTCTCTCAGCAAAAGGATTGAGAGTGATAGCAGTTGCCAAAGAAAACCACGAACATGGATTTGAATTGGTGGGCCTTGCAGGAGTAGCTGATAGAATAAGACAAGATTCTCGTGAGACAGTTTTGCAGCTCAATGACCTCGGAGTGTCTGTAAAGATGCTTACAGGCGACGCACTCCCAATCGCAAAGAATATCGCACCACAGATAGGTCTGGGTGACAATATTATCAGAATGCCCGATGTGCAGAATCAAAACTTGTCAGGCTCCATGATAGAAGAAAGTAGCGGTATGGCCGAGATCTACCCTGAAGACAAGTATACCATAGTCAAGAATCTCCAGAGCAGAGGACATATTGTTGGAATGACTGGCGATGGAGTAAATGATGCACCAGCACTAAAGCAGGCCGAAGTAGGAATAGCAGTTAGAAATGCAACAGATATTGCAAAGGACTCGGCAAGCGCTGTGCTTGTAACAGAGGGCCTAGGCGGCATACTTGCCATCATAAAGACTGGTAGGACGATTTACCAAAGGATATTCAGTTGGGTCCTCAACATGGTAACCAAAAAGACTTTCATGGTTGGATATATTGTATCCATGTTATTTCTTACTCACAGTCTTGTAATTTCAATATTTAGCATGGTATTACTGATATTTTTTGCCGATTTTGCCACCATGTCAATATCAACAGACAACGTCAGACATTCAAAGAGTCCAGACTCGCTAGATACTTCATGGTTATTCAAGGTTGGAATACCACTGGCAATGCTTACCGTGATCGAGGGCGTAGTACTTACCATGGTAGGCATGAACTATTTCAAATTAAGCGACAACTCCCACAGACTCTACACCTTCACTTTTTCATATCTGGTCATAGAATCACTCTTTAGTTTGATGATAATACGGGAGCGCGGACATTTTTGGAAATCAAGACCGAGCAATATTCTTCTCATTACAACTGCCAGTGAAATCGCAATAGTATCTGCAATATCGATACTTGGTTTTTGGGAACTTGGTCCGCTAGGATATATTCCGTTGCTTGTCATACTGGCCTATTCGTTTGCTGTACGTTTTCCAAATGATCTGCTCAAGGTATATCTCGTAAGGAGATTCTACAAGAGTTCACAGTAA
- a CDS encoding PadR family transcriptional regulator, whose protein sequence is MIKQKGMKVGAVSLWLLLLLAERPMYGYEIIKELEKKFSGYWKPQTGTIYPALEKLEKNKSVTSKVEFRDKTPDRRHYAITEKGQKELADSMIHWSKMAEIIETHWEAHQAVFRHKSEISKNDLSKIFTYLAKSLQEKSSLEISKILPTTKKIVVKNPSDPLEFKFLYAKEKTGENKDKYEIHIEMEWPRQASKNEEST, encoded by the coding sequence ATGATCAAACAGAAAGGAATGAAGGTTGGAGCCGTTTCACTGTGGCTTCTTTTGCTTCTAGCAGAGAGACCAATGTATGGATATGAAATCATAAAAGAATTGGAGAAGAAATTCTCTGGATATTGGAAACCACAAACAGGTACAATCTATCCCGCACTAGAAAAACTTGAAAAAAACAAATCCGTTACAAGCAAGGTTGAGTTCAGAGACAAAACTCCAGACAGGAGACATTATGCAATTACAGAAAAGGGTCAGAAGGAATTGGCAGATTCCATGATACATTGGTCCAAGATGGCCGAAATTATTGAGACTCATTGGGAAGCCCATCAGGCAGTATTTCGTCACAAAAGTGAAATCAGTAAAAACGATCTATCAAAGATCTTTACTTATCTTGCAAAATCCTTGCAGGAAAAATCAAGTTTAGAAATAAGCAAGATATTGCCAACCACTAAAAAAATAGTTGTAAAGAATCCCTCTGATCCATTGGAATTTAAATTTCTTTATGCAAAGGAGAAGACTGGTGAGAATAAAGACAAGTATGAGATCCATATTGAAATGGAATGGCCTCGGCAGGCTTCAAAGAACGAAGAATCAACATAA
- a CDS encoding YncE family protein — MDKRFIVLIAVIVVTVASLAVLAGGNMFNVERIGNNSVDQNMTSTALQKIQVIPLSNVNGRIDHMDIDIAGGRLFIAELGNNSIDVIDLVKGKRIHSITGLDEPQGIVFVPESKKIYVANAGDGTVDIFNSDSYALVKTINLSSDADNMRYDSASKLVYVGYGNGALGLIDTATDNLVGSIKLDGHPESFQISHQLKPSIFVNVPGDDSIEVIDSQKLSMVSKISNTDSHYNYAMALDENDHRLFVVYRQPSQLSVIDIDSGKTITKLNVVGDADDIFYDNKNKQIYVTGGEGYLQVISQDGANTYHEVAKMPTANGARTSLFVPETGRLYLAVPAYFGQDAQIQVYEVHKIQ; from the coding sequence ATGGATAAACGGTTTATTGTTTTAATTGCTGTAATTGTAGTTACAGTAGCATCTTTGGCTGTACTTGCTGGCGGAAATATGTTCAACGTGGAAAGAATTGGAAACAATTCTGTAGATCAAAACATGACATCTACAGCCTTACAAAAAATACAAGTAATTCCACTCTCAAATGTTAATGGACGAATTGATCACATGGACATAGATATTGCAGGAGGGCGTTTGTTCATTGCTGAGCTTGGAAATAATTCTATAGATGTTATTGATCTTGTGAAAGGTAAGAGAATACACAGCATTACTGGACTTGATGAACCACAGGGAATTGTCTTTGTTCCAGAATCTAAAAAGATTTACGTGGCAAATGCAGGAGATGGAACGGTAGATATTTTCAATTCAGATTCTTACGCGCTTGTCAAGACAATTAATCTCTCAAGTGATGCAGACAATATGCGATATGACTCAGCCTCAAAATTAGTTTACGTTGGATACGGAAATGGTGCACTTGGATTAATTGATACTGCAACTGACAATTTGGTGGGAAGCATAAAACTGGATGGTCATCCTGAATCATTCCAGATTTCCCATCAGCTAAAACCAAGTATTTTTGTCAATGTTCCAGGAGATGATTCCATAGAAGTCATTGATAGCCAAAAGTTATCAATGGTATCAAAAATATCGAACACCGATTCACATTACAATTATGCCATGGCATTAGATGAAAATGATCATAGACTCTTTGTTGTTTACAGACAGCCCTCACAACTATCTGTTATTGATATTGATTCTGGAAAGACAATAACAAAGCTAAATGTTGTTGGAGATGCGGATGATATCTTCTACGATAACAAAAACAAGCAGATCTATGTAACTGGAGGCGAGGGATATCTGCAAGTAATTTCACAAGACGGTGCTAATACTTATCATGAGGTAGCCAAGATGCCAACAGCCAACGGTGCAAGAACTTCCTTGTTTGTACCAGAAACCGGCAGGCTATATCTTGCAGTTCCTGCCTACTTTGGACAAGACGCACAAATTCAGGTTTATGAAGTTCACAAGATACAATAA